From the bacterium genome, one window contains:
- a CDS encoding NAD(P)H-hydrate dehydratase — translation MRLVTAEEMRTLDRLTIEGGTPGNVLMERAGQGATAAFLQCVPRLRRRGARVLIVAGKGNNGGDGFVIARLLKKRGARVQVALLGRAAEVGGDALRNLRAYRRLRGVLVEITDDAGLARLSAMAGEVDAVVDAIFGTGLRDAVRGLPASAIEIVNTCGAPVLAVDIPSGLDADRGRPLGVAVQAEVTATFGFAKAGQVQHPGVRHCGALAVVDIGLAAAALAAVPARAALLEAADAARLAPRRDPEVHKGDCGHVLIIAGSFGHTGAAQLAARGAGRVGAGLVTLVGPRSLYPVYAAGVLEAMTETLPDDDGRIRFDAARLAALVGGKSAVVIGPGIGTHHGAAATVRWLLEETGLPIVLDADALTILGRDPAPLRAAGGRAVLTPHPGEMSRLNGGDTASVQADRIGQARRFATAHGCTLVLKGARTVIAEPGGFAWINPTGNPGMASGGMGDVLAGAIGGLLAQRLPPAEAACLGVYLHGLAADRAAADGEVGLLAGDVVEGLRPAMAALLAG, via the coding sequence ATGCGCCTGGTGACCGCGGAGGAGATGCGGACCCTCGATCGGCTGACGATCGAGGGCGGCACGCCCGGGAACGTCCTGATGGAACGCGCCGGTCAGGGGGCGACGGCGGCCTTTCTGCAGTGCGTGCCGCGCCTGCGGCGCCGCGGCGCGCGGGTGCTGATCGTCGCCGGCAAGGGAAACAACGGCGGCGACGGATTCGTCATCGCGCGGCTGCTGAAGAAGCGCGGGGCGCGCGTCCAGGTGGCGCTGCTGGGGCGCGCGGCCGAGGTCGGCGGGGACGCGCTGCGCAACCTGCGCGCCTATCGACGACTGCGCGGGGTGCTGGTCGAGATCACGGACGACGCCGGCCTGGCACGCCTGAGCGCGATGGCCGGCGAGGTCGATGCCGTCGTCGATGCGATCTTCGGCACCGGCTTGCGCGACGCCGTTCGGGGCCTGCCGGCGTCGGCGATCGAGATCGTCAACACCTGCGGCGCGCCGGTGTTGGCGGTCGACATTCCATCCGGCCTGGACGCCGACCGCGGCCGGCCGCTGGGCGTCGCCGTGCAGGCCGAGGTGACCGCCACGTTCGGCTTCGCCAAGGCCGGCCAGGTCCAGCATCCGGGCGTGCGCCACTGCGGCGCGCTGGCGGTGGTGGACATCGGCCTCGCCGCGGCGGCGCTGGCCGCGGTGCCGGCGCGCGCCGCGCTCTTGGAGGCCGCGGATGCGGCCCGCCTGGCGCCGCGCCGCGACCCCGAGGTCCACAAGGGCGACTGCGGCCACGTGCTGATCATCGCCGGTTCGTTCGGGCACACCGGCGCCGCGCAACTTGCGGCGCGCGGCGCCGGCCGGGTCGGCGCCGGACTGGTGACCCTGGTCGGCCCGCGATCGCTGTATCCGGTGTATGCCGCCGGCGTGCTCGAGGCGATGACCGAGACGTTGCCCGATGATGACGGCCGCATCCGCTTCGACGCGGCGCGCCTCGCCGCCCTGGTCGGCGGCAAGAGCGCGGTGGTGATCGGCCCCGGCATCGGGACCCACCACGGCGCCGCCGCCACGGTGCGCTGGCTGCTCGAGGAGACGGGGCTGCCAATCGTCCTCGACGCCGACGCGCTGACCATCCTCGGCCGTGACCCGGCGCCGCTGCGCGCCGCCGGCGGTCGGGCGGTGCTGACCCCGCACCCGGGGGAGATGAGCCGGCTGAACGGCGGCGACACCGCGTCCGTGCAGGCCGACCGCATCGGTCAGGCGCGCCGCTTCGCCACCGCCCACGGCTGTACCCTGGTGCTCAAGGGAGCGCGGACGGTCATCGCCGAGCCGGGCGGCTTCGCCTGGATCAATCCGACCGGCAATCCCGGCATGGCGTCCGGCGGCATGGGAGACGTGCTGGCCGGCGCCATCGGCGGCCTGCTGGCGCAACGCCTGCCGCCCGCGGAGGCGGCCTGCCTCGGCGTCTACCTGCACGGCCTGGCGGCGGACCGGGCGGCGGCCGACGGCGAGGTCGGGCTGCTGGCGGGGGACGTGGTCGAGGGCCTGCGCCCCGCCATGGCAGCGCTGCTGGCCGGGTGA
- the pdxJ gene encoding pyridoxine 5'-phosphate synthase translates to MIRLGVNIDHVATVRQARGTPYPDIVEAARAAERGGADGITVHLREDRRHIQDRDVERLLAAVSTKVNLEMAVTPEMVAIGCRLRPPDVCLVPERRQEVTTEGGLDAAGNPAVVGDAVRRLQDGGTRVSLFIDAEPAQVETAHRLGARAIEIHTGRYADAPDAAGRAAELARVRAAAALGRSLGLVVNAGHGLTVENVGPIAAVPGMHELNIGHSVVARALFVGLEAAVRELKAAMVAAAGA, encoded by the coding sequence ATGATCCGCCTCGGCGTGAACATCGATCACGTCGCCACCGTCCGCCAGGCGCGCGGCACGCCGTATCCCGACATCGTGGAGGCGGCGCGGGCGGCGGAGCGCGGTGGCGCCGACGGCATCACCGTGCACCTGCGGGAGGATCGCCGGCACATCCAGGATCGCGACGTCGAGCGCTTGCTGGCGGCGGTGTCGACGAAGGTGAACCTGGAGATGGCGGTGACGCCCGAGATGGTCGCGATCGGCTGCCGACTGCGTCCGCCCGATGTCTGCCTGGTGCCGGAGCGGCGCCAGGAGGTGACCACCGAGGGCGGGCTCGACGCGGCGGGCAACCCGGCGGTGGTCGGCGACGCCGTGCGGCGACTGCAGGACGGTGGCACGCGCGTCAGCCTGTTCATCGACGCCGAGCCGGCGCAGGTCGAGACGGCGCACCGCCTCGGGGCCCGGGCGATCGAGATCCACACCGGCCGCTATGCCGACGCGCCGGATGCGGCGGGGCGCGCCGCAGAGCTGGCGCGGGTCCGCGCCGCCGCCGCGCTCGGCCGCTCGCTCGGCCTGGTGGTCAACGCCGGGCACGGTCTGACGGTGGAGAACGTCGGGCCGATCGCCGCCGTTCCCGGCATGCACGAGCTCAACATCGGTCACAGCGTGGTGGCGCGGGCGCTGTTCGTCGGCCTCGAGGCCGCGGTGCGGGAGCTGAAGGCGGCGATGGTCGCCGCGGCGGGCGCATGA
- a CDS encoding phosphoglucosamine mutase: protein MPTTRRPSCRRSSRSRCADRSRRPTRLSSTTARFISTPADASRAATESPRRWTCRPASSSSNRIPPWWSCASCARDGEPMGNERAARPRLFGTDGIRGTANVEPMTSETAVRLGRAIAHVVKRSPRRHKIIIGKDTRLSGYMLESALTSGICSMGVDVLVCGPIPTPGIAFLTRSMRADAGVMISASHNPFQDNGIKFFASSGFKLADDVEREIEDLVLGSGTDGLRPTADQIGKAFHVDDALGRYNVFLKNTFPRQRTLDGVKVVIDCANGAGYRVGPEVFAELGADVVAMADEPDGTNINRDCGALHPQGLAARVRQDGADIGVALDGDADRVILVDEQGEVVDGDEVLAMLGIELQRSGRLPTGAVVATVMSNLGLDLALRAHGIALSRVQVGDRYVVEEMVRGGHLLGGEQSGHIVFLEHGTTGDGLVSALAVLAVMVETGRPLSALRRVMQRLPQRLVNVRVRERRELAALPVVQRVIDRVSTDLGERGRVLVRYSGTEPLVRVMVEGEHIGQVERYCEEIAAALREQVGARDEEARR, encoded by the coding sequence ATGCCGACTACCAGACGGCCGTCGTGCCGCCGAAGCAGCAGATCACGGTGCGCGGACCGCAGTCGGCGACCGACGCGCTTGAGCTCGACCACGGCGCGGTTTATATCGACGCCGGCGGACGCGAGCCGGGCAGCTACCGAGTCACCCCGGCGGTGGACCTGCCGGCCGGCATCGAGCTCGTCAAACAGGATCCCGCCGTGGTGGAGCTGCGCGTCCTGCGCCAGAGACGGAGAGCCGATGGGCAATGAGAGGGCGGCGCGGCCGCGTCTGTTCGGGACCGACGGGATTCGCGGCACCGCCAACGTCGAACCGATGACGTCGGAGACCGCGGTCCGCCTCGGCCGCGCCATCGCGCATGTCGTCAAGCGCAGCCCGCGCCGCCACAAGATCATCATCGGCAAGGACACGCGCCTCTCCGGCTACATGCTCGAGAGCGCGCTCACGTCCGGGATCTGCTCGATGGGCGTCGACGTCCTGGTGTGCGGGCCGATTCCGACCCCGGGGATCGCCTTCCTCACCCGCAGCATGCGCGCCGACGCCGGGGTGATGATCTCGGCCTCGCACAACCCGTTCCAGGACAACGGCATCAAGTTCTTCGCCTCCAGCGGCTTCAAGCTCGCCGACGACGTCGAGCGCGAGATCGAGGATCTGGTGCTCGGCAGCGGGACGGACGGGCTGCGGCCGACCGCGGATCAGATCGGCAAGGCCTTCCACGTCGACGACGCGCTCGGCCGCTACAACGTCTTCCTCAAGAACACCTTTCCGCGCCAGCGCACGCTGGACGGCGTGAAGGTGGTGATCGACTGCGCCAACGGCGCCGGGTACCGGGTCGGCCCGGAGGTCTTCGCCGAGCTCGGCGCCGACGTCGTGGCGATGGCGGACGAGCCCGATGGCACCAACATCAACCGCGACTGCGGCGCCCTGCACCCGCAGGGCCTGGCGGCGCGGGTGCGGCAGGACGGCGCGGACATCGGCGTCGCCCTCGACGGCGACGCCGACCGCGTCATCCTGGTCGACGAGCAGGGCGAGGTGGTGGACGGCGACGAGGTGCTGGCGATGCTCGGGATCGAGCTGCAGCGCAGCGGCCGCCTGCCGACCGGGGCGGTGGTGGCGACGGTGATGAGCAACCTCGGCCTCGATCTGGCGCTGCGCGCCCATGGCATCGCGCTGAGCCGCGTCCAGGTCGGCGACCGCTACGTGGTCGAGGAGATGGTGCGCGGCGGCCATCTGCTGGGCGGCGAGCAGTCGGGGCACATCGTGTTCCTCGAGCACGGCACCACCGGCGACGGTCTGGTGTCGGCGCTGGCGGTGCTGGCGGTGATGGTGGAGACGGGCCGTCCGCTCAGCGCGCTGCGCCGGGTCATGCAGCGCCTGCCGCAGCGCCTGGTCAACGTGCGCGTTCGCGAGCGCCGCGAGCTGGCGGCGCTGCCCGTCGTGCAGCGGGTCATCGACCGGGTGAGCACGGATCTCGGCGAGCGCGGCCGCGTCCTCGTGCGCTATTCCGGCACCGAGCCGCTGGTCCGCGTCATGGTCGAGGGGGAGCACATCGGCCAGGTGGAGCGCTATTGCGAGGAGATCGCGGCGGCGTTGCGCGAGCAGGTGGGGGCGCGCGACGAGGAGGCGCGTCGGTGA
- the cdaA gene encoding diadenylate cyclase CdaA has protein sequence MTFLDNFRLQDAVDIGIVAFIVYSLIELIRGTRAARMLIGLCIVVLIYLSSRLFDLYTVNWILDNFLSSVLLVIVIIFQHDIRRALVQVGSRPIFGAASALRGQDLEEILRAVVTLAGRRVGGLVVLERETGLNEFIEGGTTIDAQISRELIVSIFTPTSPIHDGALIIRKGRITAAGCFLPLTTNPNVSKTFGTRHRAAIGITEETDAVVIAVSEETGSISLVLDGRLTRDLDAGSLRGTLQKLVV, from the coding sequence GTGACTTTTCTCGACAACTTCCGCCTGCAAGATGCCGTCGACATCGGCATCGTCGCGTTCATCGTCTACAGCCTGATCGAGCTCATCCGCGGCACCCGCGCGGCGCGGATGCTGATCGGGCTCTGCATCGTCGTCCTCATCTACCTGTCGTCGCGGCTGTTCGACCTCTACACGGTCAACTGGATCCTCGATAACTTCCTCAGCTCCGTCCTGCTGGTCATCGTCATCATCTTCCAGCACGACATCCGCCGCGCCCTGGTGCAGGTCGGCAGCCGGCCGATCTTCGGCGCCGCCAGCGCGCTGCGCGGCCAGGACCTCGAGGAGATCCTGCGCGCGGTGGTGACGCTCGCCGGGCGGCGCGTCGGCGGCCTGGTGGTCCTGGAGCGCGAGACCGGCCTCAACGAGTTCATCGAGGGCGGGACGACGATCGACGCGCAGATCAGCCGGGAGCTGATCGTCAGCATCTTCACGCCGACGTCGCCGATCCACGACGGGGCGTTGATCATCCGCAAGGGGCGGATCACCGCCGCCGGCTGCTTCCTGCCGCTGACCACCAATCCGAACGTCAGCAAGACCTTCGGCACCCGCCATCGCGCGGCGATCGGCATCACCGAGGAGACCGACGCGGTGGTGATCGCGGTCTCGGAGGAGACCGGCAGCATCTCGCTGGTGCTCGACGGCCGCCTGACGCGCGACCTCGACGCCGGCTCGCTGCGCGGCACGCTGCAGAAGCTCGTGGTATGA
- the ftsH gene encoding ATP-dependent zinc metalloprotease FtsH → MNQFSRNVALWLVLGLMILLLFQLLTKQQTKLQDVSYSDFVAAVDKGEVTDVEIEGQNIRGRFHSSERFKTYAPEDPDLVKMLRAKDVKIIAKPEVGDPWYVVAFVQWFPVLLLIGVWIFFMRQMQVGGGKAMSFGKSRAKMLSENTQKVTFSDVAGVDEAKDELEEIIAFLKDPKKFTKLGGRIPKGVLLVGSPGTGKTLLARAIAGEAGVPFFSISGSDFVEMFVGVGASRVRDLFVQGKKNAPCIIFIDEIDAVGRHRGAGLGGGHDEREQTLNQLLVEMDGFETNEGVILIAATNRPDVLDPALLRPGRFDRRVVVPRPDVKGREGILKVHARKLPLSDDVDLELLARGTPGFAGADLENVVNEAALLAARQNKDRVTMLDFEVAKDKVLMGSERKSMILSLEERRHTAYHEAGHVLVAKLTPGVDPVHKVSIIPRGMALGVTTTLPADERHNVTKDWCLSRIQMCFGGRGAEEIVFGHVTTGAHDDIKKATEIAKSMVCEYGMSERLGPVAFGKKEDQVFLGRDFAQVQDYSEKTAQEIDEEVRRIVSEGYERAKSLLGEHIDWLHALAEQLLEKEALDSAQIDEILRVQREQRDARSPLTVASDQRA, encoded by the coding sequence GTGAATCAATTTTCGAGAAACGTCGCGCTCTGGCTCGTGCTGGGGCTGATGATTCTCTTGCTGTTCCAGTTGCTCACCAAGCAGCAGACCAAGCTGCAGGACGTGTCCTACAGCGACTTCGTCGCCGCCGTCGACAAGGGCGAGGTGACGGACGTCGAGATCGAAGGCCAGAACATCCGCGGCCGCTTCCACAGCAGCGAGCGCTTCAAGACCTATGCGCCGGAGGACCCGGACCTGGTCAAGATGCTGCGGGCCAAGGACGTCAAGATCATCGCCAAGCCGGAGGTCGGCGACCCGTGGTACGTGGTCGCGTTCGTCCAATGGTTCCCGGTGCTCCTCCTGATCGGCGTCTGGATCTTCTTCATGCGCCAGATGCAGGTCGGCGGCGGCAAGGCGATGTCGTTCGGCAAGAGCCGGGCGAAGATGCTGAGCGAGAACACCCAGAAGGTGACGTTCAGCGACGTCGCCGGGGTCGACGAGGCCAAGGACGAGCTGGAAGAGATCATCGCCTTCCTCAAGGACCCGAAGAAGTTCACCAAGCTGGGCGGCCGCATCCCCAAGGGCGTGCTGCTGGTCGGCTCGCCGGGCACCGGCAAGACGCTGCTGGCGCGCGCCATCGCCGGCGAGGCGGGGGTGCCGTTCTTTTCGATCAGCGGCTCCGACTTCGTCGAGATGTTCGTCGGCGTCGGCGCCTCGCGCGTCCGCGACCTGTTCGTGCAGGGGAAGAAGAACGCGCCCTGCATCATTTTCATCGACGAGATCGACGCCGTCGGCCGCCACCGCGGCGCCGGCCTGGGCGGCGGGCACGACGAGCGCGAGCAGACGCTGAACCAGCTCCTGGTGGAGATGGACGGCTTCGAGACCAACGAGGGGGTCATCCTGATCGCCGCCACCAACCGGCCCGATGTGCTCGACCCGGCGCTGCTGCGCCCGGGCCGCTTCGACCGGCGCGTGGTGGTGCCGCGGCCCGACGTGAAGGGGCGCGAGGGCATCCTGAAGGTGCACGCGCGCAAGCTGCCGCTCTCGGACGACGTCGACCTCGAGTTGCTCGCCCGCGGCACGCCGGGCTTCGCCGGCGCCGACCTCGAGAACGTGGTCAACGAGGCGGCGCTGCTGGCGGCGCGGCAGAACAAGGACCGGGTGACGATGCTCGATTTCGAGGTCGCCAAGGACAAGGTCCTGATGGGCTCGGAGCGCAAGAGCATGATCCTCAGCCTCGAGGAGCGCCGGCACACCGCGTACCACGAGGCGGGGCACGTCCTGGTCGCCAAGCTGACGCCGGGGGTCGACCCGGTGCACAAGGTGAGCATCATCCCGCGCGGCATGGCGCTGGGGGTGACGACGACGCTGCCGGCCGACGAGCGGCACAACGTCACCAAGGACTGGTGCCTGAGCCGCATCCAGATGTGCTTCGGCGGCCGCGGCGCCGAGGAGATCGTCTTCGGCCACGTCACCACCGGGGCGCACGACGACATCAAGAAGGCGACCGAGATCGCCAAGAGCATGGTCTGCGAGTACGGCATGAGCGAGCGGCTCGGCCCGGTGGCGTTCGGCAAGAAGGAGGACCAGGTCTTCCTCGGCCGCGACTTCGCCCAGGTGCAGGACTACTCGGAGAAGACCGCGCAGGAGATCGACGAGGAGGTGCGGCGCATCGTCAGCGAGGGCTACGAGCGCGCCAAGTCGCTGCTCGGCGAGCACATCGACTGGCTGCACGCCCTGGCGGAGCAGTTGCTGGAAAAGGAAGCCCTGGACAGCGCGCAGATCGACGAGATCCTGCGCGTGCAACGCGAGCAGCGCGACGCGCGCTCGCCGCTGACCGTGGCCAGCGATCAGCGAGCCTGA
- the tilS gene encoding tRNA lysidine(34) synthetase TilS has protein sequence MRHALAILLGTVQRTIREQALLTPGDRVLVAVSGGSDSIGLLLALRELRRKLGIELVAAHVHHGLRGAAADADEAAAAAAAATLGVRFARCDLGGRLTVAMPNLEARARALRYAALHRLAAAHECTRIATGHTVDDQAETVLMRLLRGAGVRGLGAIRPRRRDGVVRPLLECRRADVRAVVEQAGLAYRHDASNDDPRFLRTQVRQRVLPLLGELNPAIAEACANLAASARAERAVVARWADAELASVAGDGGLPVAWLAGQGAGARAVLARRWLLRAGVPRRRLQRRHIRAAVALALAPEGRGEIHLPLGWTVRRRRGRLVAARRKSSSGRGVRAAEKPL, from the coding sequence GTGCGACATGCTCTGGCGATCCTGCTCGGCACCGTGCAGCGCACGATCAGGGAACAGGCGCTGCTGACCCCCGGCGATCGGGTGCTGGTCGCGGTATCGGGCGGGTCGGACTCGATCGGCCTGCTGCTGGCGCTGCGCGAGCTGCGCCGCAAGCTCGGCATCGAGCTGGTGGCGGCGCACGTGCACCACGGCTTGCGCGGCGCCGCGGCGGACGCCGACGAGGCGGCGGCCGCCGCCGCCGCCGCGACCCTGGGCGTGCGCTTCGCGCGCTGCGACCTGGGCGGCCGGCTGACCGTCGCCATGCCGAATCTCGAGGCGCGGGCCCGGGCGCTGCGCTACGCCGCATTGCACCGCCTGGCGGCGGCGCACGAGTGCACGCGCATCGCCACCGGTCACACCGTCGACGATCAGGCGGAGACGGTGCTGATGCGCCTGCTGCGCGGCGCCGGCGTGCGCGGGCTCGGCGCCATCCGGCCGCGCCGGCGCGATGGGGTGGTGCGGCCACTGCTCGAGTGCCGCCGCGCCGACGTCCGCGCCGTGGTCGAGCAGGCCGGCCTCGCCTATCGGCACGACGCCTCGAACGACGATCCGCGCTTCCTGCGCACCCAGGTGCGGCAGCGGGTGCTGCCGCTGCTCGGCGAGCTCAACCCGGCGATCGCCGAGGCGTGCGCCAATCTCGCCGCCTCGGCGCGCGCCGAACGCGCGGTGGTGGCGCGCTGGGCCGATGCCGAGCTGGCGTCCGTCGCCGGCGACGGTGGTCTGCCGGTCGCCTGGCTCGCCGGCCAGGGCGCCGGCGCCCGCGCCGTGCTGGCGCGGCGCTGGTTGCTGCGCGCCGGCGTGCCGCGGCGCCGCCTGCAGCGGCGTCACATCCGCGCCGCGGTGGCGCTGGCACTGGCGCCGGAGGGGCGCGGCGAGATCCATCTGCCGCTCGGTTGGACGGTGCGGCGGAGGCGCGGACGCCTCGTCGCCGCGCGGCGTAAGTCATCGTCCGGACGCGGCGTTCGCGCTGCCGAGAAGCCGTTATGA
- a CDS encoding PspC domain-containing protein has translation MKTCPYCAEPIQEAAIKCRYCGSSLVASPLSREWYRSRDGKKIAGVCAGLAQELGIAATPVRLAFVLLTLIAGGAGLVLYVVLWVVMPYRPERLALAARDVETVELRSPVSTDSQR, from the coding sequence ATGAAGACCTGTCCCTACTGCGCCGAGCCGATCCAGGAGGCGGCGATCAAGTGCCGCTACTGCGGCAGCTCGCTGGTCGCCTCGCCGCTGTCGCGCGAGTGGTATCGGTCGCGCGACGGCAAGAAGATCGCCGGCGTCTGCGCCGGCCTGGCGCAGGAGCTGGGCATCGCCGCCACGCCGGTGCGCCTGGCGTTCGTGCTGCTGACCCTGATCGCCGGCGGCGCCGGGCTGGTGCTCTACGTCGTCCTCTGGGTGGTGATGCCTTATCGGCCGGAGCGCCTGGCGCTGGCGGCGCGCGATGTCGAGACGGTCGAGCTGCGCTCGCCGGTGAGCACCGACAGCCAGCGGTGA
- a CDS encoding sigma-70 family RNA polymerase sigma factor — MPTDEALVAQVARGDEQALAELLRRWQRPLAHFLHRRTGGRDVEDLYQEVWLRVVRAAERFDGERRFSTWLFQIALNLSRDWQRRQPRESGAASGEGDGAAPPGDAGIDVARLLARLPDGQREVVALRYLHDLSEDDVASILGIPRGTVKSRLHHAIATLNALVRGEDGE, encoded by the coding sequence ATGCCGACCGACGAAGCGCTCGTGGCGCAGGTGGCGCGCGGCGACGAGCAGGCGCTGGCGGAGCTGCTGCGGCGCTGGCAGCGGCCGCTGGCGCACTTCCTCCACCGCCGCACCGGCGGCCGCGACGTCGAGGACCTCTACCAGGAGGTCTGGCTGCGCGTGGTTCGCGCCGCCGAACGCTTCGACGGCGAGCGGCGCTTCTCGACCTGGCTGTTCCAGATCGCCCTCAATCTCAGCCGCGACTGGCAACGGCGGCAGCCGCGCGAGTCGGGCGCAGCGAGCGGCGAGGGCGACGGCGCGGCCCCGCCGGGCGACGCCGGCATCGACGTCGCGCGCCTCCTGGCGCGCCTCCCGGACGGGCAGCGCGAAGTGGTGGCGCTCCGCTACCTGCACGATCTGAGCGAGGACGACGTGGCGTCGATACTCGGCATCCCGCGCGGCACCGTGAAGAGCCGCCTGCACCACGCGATCGCCACGCTGAACGCGCTGGTCCGCGGCGAGGATGGGGAATGA
- a CDS encoding PspC domain-containing protein: MPEMKRCPFCAEEIRGEATRCRYCRSRLTSFASDRWHRSHPEKRLGGVAAALARAFAVPVVAVRVGFVVLTFFHFAGPLLYAALWLAIPRRPGEESLLERVLHLGLDLAARLSGRPGSGPPAVRES; the protein is encoded by the coding sequence ATGCCCGAGATGAAGCGCTGTCCATTCTGTGCCGAGGAGATTCGCGGCGAGGCGACGCGCTGCCGCTATTGCCGCAGCCGGCTGACCTCGTTCGCCAGCGACCGCTGGCACCGCAGCCATCCCGAGAAGCGGCTGGGCGGCGTTGCGGCGGCGCTGGCGCGGGCCTTCGCGGTACCGGTGGTGGCGGTGCGCGTCGGTTTCGTCGTGCTGACCTTCTTCCACTTCGCCGGACCGTTGCTCTACGCGGCGCTCTGGCTGGCGATCCCGCGCCGGCCGGGCGAGGAGTCGTTGCTCGAGCGGGTGCTGCACCTCGGGCTCGACCTGGCGGCGCGGCTGAGCGGCCGCCCGGGCTCCGGGCCGCCGGCGGTGCGCGAGTCCTGA
- a CDS encoding helix-turn-helix domain-containing protein: MTLEELRRALEQAERDLPRAELADAIGACAATQARLHARLTAPPAAPSSSPVGEWVTAAEVARRFSLSVSTINELSRLGRLPHRMFGRYRRFSLAELTAALDSECAEHGIGDRAEKAA; the protein is encoded by the coding sequence ATGACCCTCGAGGAGCTGCGCCGCGCCCTCGAGCAGGCCGAGCGCGACTTGCCGCGAGCCGAGCTGGCGGACGCCATCGGCGCGTGCGCGGCGACGCAGGCGCGTCTGCACGCCCGGCTGACCGCACCGCCGGCGGCGCCCAGCAGCTCGCCGGTCGGCGAGTGGGTGACCGCCGCTGAGGTGGCGCGGCGATTCAGCTTGTCAGTCTCGACGATCAACGAGCTGAGCCGTCTCGGCCGGCTGCCGCACCGGATGTTCGGTCGCTACCGGCGATTCAGCCTCGCCGAGCTGACCGCCGCGCTCGATTCCGAGTGTGCCGAGCATGGCATCGGGGATCGAGCGGAAAAAGCCGCATGA